From one Drosophila subpulchrella strain 33 F10 #4 breed RU33 chromosome 3L, RU_Dsub_v1.1 Primary Assembly, whole genome shotgun sequence genomic stretch:
- the LOC119553363 gene encoding uncharacterized protein LOC119553363, translating into MNLLQCFVLFFLGLVLSGVDAQQVTRPVTDRDKACGEGRYYNYARNSCWPAPGSLVNG; encoded by the coding sequence ATGAACCTACTCCAATGCTTTGTGCTTTTCTTCCTGGGCCTGGTCCTCAGCGGTGTGGATGCACAACAGGTGACCCGTCCGGTAACCGACAGGGACAAGGCCTGCGGTGAAGGGCGCTACTACAACTACGCCCGCAACAGTTGCTGGCCCGCGCCAGGATCCTTAGTCAACGGCTAG
- the LOC119553908 gene encoding uncharacterized protein LOC119553908 has translation MNLLQCFVLFFLGLVLSGVDAQQVVRYETDRDRACGEGRYYNYARNSCWPAPGSLVNG, from the coding sequence ATGAACCTACTCCAATGCTTTGTGCTTTTCTTCCTGGGCCTGGTCCTCAGCGGTGTGGATGCACAACAGGTGGTCCGTTACGAAACCGACAGGGACAGGGCCTGCGGTGAAGGGCGCTACTACAACTACGCCCGCAACAGTTGCTGGCCCGCGCCAGGATCCTTAGTCAACGGCTAG
- the LOC119554832 gene encoding somatostatin receptor type 2, with product MGSGWFWRGGGGGSGRMANMKGRHSTPNGAAAGNRRNSNGSKGSVHSGILLFVLTALTLTSLITPTEQLAVAPNGTTPQQLDPESVESMAGDFYRATNGSLNGTMAPNVGPHLDHKHRTVPGNGSHYLDYDEDAGADCSYSYNFILKLITMILYALVCIIGLFGNTLVIYVVMRFSKMQTVTNIYILNLAIADECFLIGIPFLLYTMQVGNWSFGNYMCKAYMVSTSITSFTSSIFLLIMSADRYIAVCHPISSPRYRTPFVSKLVSAFAWMTSVLLMLPVILFASTVQSSNGNVSCNIEWPDTQNSHTDSTFILYSLVLGFATPLTFILVFYCLVIRKLHTVGPKHKSKEKKRSHRKVTKLVLTVISAYIFCWLPHWISQVALISSAPQRCASRLELAVFLACGCLSYSNSAMNPILYAFLSDNFKKSFMKACTCAARKDVNAQLQLENSFFPKFGKGRQSERLLGAVGKGGAQRGALAKKKASSSRNNNAPMATATTTTTTTTAGTDAVTCLQPAVHQVPAEIQVGSPATVLVVNAETNNCKPPVLHTDL from the exons ATGGGCAGTGGGTGGTTTTGgcgaggcggaggaggaggatcgGGCCGGATGGCCAACATGAAAGGACGACACTCGACACCAAATGGGGCAGCAGCTGGAAACCGCAGGAACAGCAACGGCAGCAAAGGCAGTGTCCACTCTGGCATTCTGTTATTCGTGCTGACAGCGCTGACACTAACGAGCTTAATAACGCCCACAGAGCAGCTGGCCGTGGCGCCAAATGGTACCACTCCGCAGCAACTGGACCCCGAGTCCGTGGAATCGATGGCCGGCGACTTTTACCGAGCCACAAATGGCAGCCTCAACGGGAcaatggcgcccaacgtggggccccACCTGGACCACAAACACCGAACGGTGCCGGGGAACGGGAGCCACTACCTGGACTACGACGAGGATGCGGGTGCAGACTGCTCGTACAGCTACAACTTCATCCTGAAGCTGATCACGATGATCCTGTACGCCCTGGTCTGCATCATCGGGCTGTTCGGCAACACCCTGGTCATCTATGTGGTGATGCGCTTCTCCAAGATGCAGACGGTCACGAATATATACATCCTGAACCTGGCCATCGCCGACGAGTGCTTCCTGATCGGCATCCCCTTCCTGCTGTACACCATGCAGGTGGGCAACTGGTCCTTCGGCAACTACATGTGCAAGGCCTACATGGTGAGCACCTCGATCACCTCCTTCACCTCGTCGATCTTCCTGCTGATCATGTCGGCCGACCGCTACATAGCCGTGTGCCACCCCATATCCTCGCCCCGCTACCGCACGCCCTTTGTCTCCAAGCTGGTCTCGGCCTTCGCCTGGATGACCTCTGTGCTGCTGATGCTCCCGGTCATCCTCTTCGCCAGCACCGTCCAGTCGAGCAACGGGAACGTGTCCTGCAACATCGAGTGGCCCGACACCCAGAACTCGCACACCGACTCCACCTTCATCCTGTACTCCCTGGTCCTGGGCTTCGCCACCCCGCTGACCTTCATCCTGGTCTTCTACTGCCTGGTCATCAGGAAGCTCCACACGGTGGGGCCCAAGCACAAGTCCAAGGAGAAGAAGCGCTCGCACAGGAAGGTCACCAAACTGGTGCTCACG GTAATAAGTGCCTACATATTTTGTTGGCTTCCCCACTGGATTTCTCAG GTGGCTCTGATTAGCTCGGCCCCGCAGCGCTGTGCGTCCCGCCTGGAGCTGGCCGTGTTCCTGGCCTGCGGCTGCCTCAGCTACTCCAACTCGGCCATGAACCCCATCCTGTACGCCTTCCTCAGCGACAACTTCAAGAAGAGCTTCATGAAGGCCTGCACCTGTGCGGCGCGCAAGGACGTGAATGCCCAGCTGCAGCTGGAGAACAGCTTCTTTCCCAAGTTCGGCAAGGGCAGGCAGTCGGAGCGGCTGCTTGGGGCCGTCGGAAAAggtggcgcccaacgtggggcgtTGGCCAAGAAGAAGGCATCGTCGTCGAGGAACAACAATGCCCCGATGGCCACCGCCACGACCACGACAACGACCACCACGGCGGGCACGGATGCAGTGACCTGCCTGCAGCCGGCAGTTCACCAGGTGCCCGCCGAAATCCAGGTGGGCAGCCCGGCCACCGTGCTGGTGGTCAACGCGGAGACCAACAACTGTAAGCCCCCCGTGCTCCACACGGACTTATAA